A stretch of Cucumis sativus cultivar 9930 chromosome 2, Cucumber_9930_V3, whole genome shotgun sequence DNA encodes these proteins:
- the LOC101207835 gene encoding dentin sialophosphoprotein isoform X1, with the protein MTIPDYPTCFVEAAASNNTVFVDTSLGTHLAMAVSDGDTVFDVKEKIEKEHPLCFPHLGAIKIHAIKVTRRGYFYHLSDSMYLKSAFVGYDDSWFLSIDASTVDGHSTDPNTGSVARNNHSGHLPNYDAQKLKDIVAQQYVNEEAPDSCHSSKRDLMIEKAEVTHSVKNRSKHQSSRTMNDCEGFNEKLESLPAVKQNHRSKKSKTILINEHKFANHTSDDNDQNPLQQVVGSNEKSKEYAHNEVSDHPMMESKSNVDEHGQISSSDTGNVSESENERKRKYNLPDEAEISGKNDKSKYLIDNTAFKVAAQAESIVEKIHKTEMTIRVMNGVEGNRDLVSESRNATSTSKVTSEYLPDEKQTPQVVIGSLSTEPYAHLLKSASSGVKKRKKKSKSELSGCPNQVVDLISSRVGDQQDASRESDIATVPSRDVEEKSIPDLLETSTREVQYESIDKTAESYAPPLVGESHGDKNNIELPNVQSIMDASDKPVLGGMVGSEDLASKSKDPTDLQKSIGTSEDANNVQRNHLTHKTEKFVAVLEERDSLQIADAKASMVENCHSSSWDGTNADTNSKAMEISKLVHLKGTAEKTKHGKKKKIKKSRESAEERQINLVTAGARDSAQDISTEMQSCTLGDNSCSKAEIGERNVSLMKGENTTNTSILPDVRNIDLDKPNTSKVEPLLQINKTQAVAKDMDGQVRKKTKKRPVASMKSTPDLQAESIGNEDSFSSKRNDREVKPVSIAAKKTKFSKSNFRNEIEEEENLDSTRFSEVEISPSYCKKSKTVRSSLNPSHISEGYEDRYVEANRFSNTTEDCNTGKVDDVEVPSESNKVGIEENADRFQHESVKLQVDNLSREKSVNTLLKAKRKKKDPSACSSAASLSMQNAQKSDENTENEGHCLTSNSSALQLRGSSSKDKCDAMLHVDNKLKKISRGGVKSLPSNEPKQKTSDSNQADGVRGKVVDSSRDSTEIYSETSSLPKTKPKMKKSANMVYHDQKRKGHQSTGIGRPEGGRKSSQTGKKDVTQSQRRNVLLTSGGIFKDASSDSSEDEAGIVDSDASTKSPDNSQISDFSDGESNESVDLERTNIRRSRRKNDPSSPENLTLDTILRSSSRYKKAKMTASQLQQDDTESQPVDFVPDSQTNT; encoded by the exons ATGACGATACCGGATTATCCCACTTGTTTCGTCGAAGCTGCGGCGTCTAACAATACTGTTTTTGTCGATACTAGTCTTGGCACTCACTTGGCGATGGCCGTCTCTGACGGTGATACTGTCTTCGATGTTAAAG AAAAGATAGAGAAGGAACATCCACTGTGTTTTCCTCATCTCGGGGCCATAAAAATTCATGCAATTAAG GTTACGCGCAGAGGGTACTTCTATCACCTTTCTGATTCCATGTATTTGAAAAGTGCATTTGTTGGCTACGACGACAGTTGGTTTCTTTCTATTGATGCTTCTACTGTTGATGGTCACTCAACTGACCCTAATACTGGCAGTGTTGCTAGAAATAATCATAGTGGACATCTACCTAATTATGATGctcaaaaattgaaagacaTTGTGGCTCAACAATATGTCAATGAAGAAGCCCCTGATTCATGTCATTCTAGTAAAAGAGATTTAATGATCGAGAAGGCAGAAGTTACTCATTCTGTCAAAAATCGCAGCAAACATCAATCGAGCAGGACAATGAATGACTGTGAAGGCttcaatgaaaaattggaATCTCTGCCGGCTGTGAAGCAGAATCATAGAAGtaagaaaagcaaaacaatattgattaatgaaCACAAATTTGCTAATCATACTAGTGATGATAATGATCAAAATCCACTGCAGCAAGTCGTTGGATCTAATGAAAAATCCAAGGAATATGCACATAATGAAGTTTCCGATCATCCAATGATGGAAAGCAAATCCAATGTAGATGAACATGGTCAGATTTCATCTTCTGATACAGGCAATGTATCTGAATctgaaaatgaaaggaagcGAAAGTATAATTTACCCGATGAAGCTGAAATTTCTGGCAAAAATGATAAATCCAAATATCTGATTGACAATACTGCATTCAAAGTAGCTGCACAGGCTGAGTCCATCGTGGAAAAAATCCACAAGACTGAAATGACAATTAGAGTAATGAATGGGGTGGAAGGAAACAGGGATCTGGTTTCTGAATCTAGGAATGCGACATCTACATCTAAGGTTACTTCCGAATACTTGCCAGATGAGAAACAAACTCCACAAGTTGTCATAGGTAGTTTGTCTACTGAACCTTACGCTCATTTGCTCAAGTCTGCTTCAAGTGGtgtgaagaagaggaaaaagaaaagcaaatcTGAGTTGTCAGGTTGTCCAAATCAGGttgttgatttgatttcaTCTAGAGTAGGGGATCAACAGGATGCAAGTCGAGAATCTGATATAGCAACTGTCCCCAGTCGAGATGTTGAGGAGAAATCAATTCCCGACCTCCTCGAAACATCTACAAGGGAAGTGCAGTATGAATCTATCGATAAAACTGCAGAAAGTTACGCACCGCCCCTGGTTGGAGAGTCCC ATGGTGATAAGAACAACATTGAACTTCCTAATGTCCAAAGTATAATGGATGCATCTGATAAACCGGTGTTAGGAGGAATGGTAGGTTCAGAGGATCTTGCCTCTAAAAGCAAGGACCCCACTGATCTCCAGAAAAGTATTGGTACATCCGAGGATGCCAATAATGTACAAAGGAATCATCTTACGCACAAAACTGAAAAGTTTGTTGCAGTTCTAGAGGAAAGAGATTCCCTGCAGATTGCTGATGCAAAAGCCTCAATGGTAGAGAACTGCCACTCATCAAGCTGGGATGGTACCAATGCTGACACTAACTCTAAAGCTATGGAAATTTCTAAATTAGTTCATTTAAAGGGAACTGCTGAAAAGACCAAGCAtggtaagaaaaagaagattaaaaagtcTAGGGAGTCAGCAGAAGAAAGGCAGATTAATTTAGTCACAGCAGGTGCTAGAGATTCCGCACAAGACATTTCAACTGAGATGCAAAGTTGTACTTTAGGTGATAATTCCTGTAGTAAAGCTGAGATTGGAGAAAGGAACGTTTCTCTAATGAAAGGAGAAAACACAACTAATACTTCTATATTGCCTGATGTGAGGAACATAGATTTAGATAAACCAAATACAAGTAAGGTGGAACCTTTGCTGCAAATCAACAAAACTCAAGCTGTAGCAAAAGACATGGATGGGCAGGTGAGAAAGAAAACTAAGAAGAGACCTGTGGCATCAATGAAAAGTACACCTGACCTTCAGGCAGAAAGTATCGGTAATGAGGATTCATTCTCTTCAAAGAGAAATGACAGGGAAGTAAAACCTGTGTCTATAGCGGCAAAGAAaactaagttttcaaaatctaatttCAGAAAtgagattgaagaagaagaaaatttggaCTCTACGCGGTTTTCAGAGGTTGAAATCAGTCCCAGTTATTGCAAGAAATCTAAGACCGTTAGGTCCTCCCTAAATCCATCTCACATTTCTGAAGGCTATGAAGATAGGTATGTAGAAGCAAATAGATTTAGCAACACCACTGAAGATTGTAATACTGGTAAGGTCGATGATGTTGAAGTCCCTTCTGAAAGCAATAAAGTTGGCATCGAGGAAAATGCTGACAGATTCCAACACGAGTCTGTTAAATTGCAGGTTGACAATTTGAGTAGAGAGAAAAGTGTGAATACTTTGCTCAaagctaaaagaaaaaagaaggatcCAAGTGCCTGCTCTTCTGCGGCCTCCTTAAGCATGCAGAACGCACAGAAGTCAGATGAAAACACGGAGAATGAGGGACATTGCCTAACTAGCAACTCTAGCGCTCTTCAACTTCGTGGATCTTCGTCAAAGGATAAATGTGATGCAATGCTTCATGTTGACAAtaagttaaagaaaatttcaagagGTGGGGTAAAATCCCTGCCTTCTAATGAGCCTAAACAGAAAACTTCTGACTCTAATCAAGCAGATGGGGTGAGGGGAAAAGTTGTTGATTCTTCTCGAGACAGTACTGAGATATACAGTGAAACTTCTTCtttaccaaaaacaaaaccaaagaTGAAAAAGTCGGCAAATATGGTTTACCATGATCAAAAGCGCAAGGGGCATCAATCTACCGGTATTGGTCGTCCTGAGGGTGGACGAAAATCTTCTCAGACTGGAAAGAAAGATGTTACTCAATCGCAGCGAAGGAACGTGTTGCTTACTTCAGGAGGCATATTTAAGGATGCTAGCAGCGATAGTTCTGAGGATGAAGCAGGAATTGTTGATTCAGATGCCAGTACCAAATCTCCAGATAATTCACAAATATCCGACTTCTCAGATGGTGAAAGCAATG AATCTGTTGACTTGGAAAGAACAAACATTCGTAGAAGTAGGAGAAAGAACGA CCCTTCAAGCCCTGAGAATTTGACCCTTGACACGATCCTTCGAAGTTCAAGTAGATATAAGAAGGCAAAGATGACAGCCTCCCAATTACAACAAGATGATACTGAAAGCCAGCCTGTTGATTTTGTTCCAGACAGTCAGACTAATACTTAG
- the LOC101207835 gene encoding uncharacterized protein LOC101207835 isoform X3 — protein sequence MTIPDYPTCFVEAAASNNTVFVDTSLGTHLAMAVSDGDTVFDVKEKIEKEHPLCFPHLGAIKIHAIKVTRRGYFYHLSDSMYLKSAFVGYDDSWFLSIDASTVDGHSTDPNTGSVARNNHSGHLPNYDAQKLKDIVAQQYVNEEAPDSCHSSKRDLMIEKAEVTHSVKNRSKHQSSRTMNDCEGFNEKLESLPAVKQNHRSKKSKTILINEHKFANHTSDDNDQNPLQQVVGSNEKSKEYAHNEVSDHPMMESKSNVDEHGQISSSDTGNVSESENERKRKYNLPDEAEISGKNDKSKYLIDNTAFKVAAQAESIVEKIHKTEMTIRVMNGVEGNRDLVSESRNATSTSKVTSEYLPDEKQTPQVVIGSLSTEPYAHLLKSASSGVKKRKKKSKSELSGCPNQVVDLISSRVGDQQDASRESDIATVPSRDVEEKSIPDLLETSTREVQYESIDKTAESYAPPLVGESHGDKNNIELPNVQSIMDASDKPVLGGMVGSEDLASKSKDPTDLQKSIGTSEDANNVQRNHLTHKTEKFVAVLEERDSLQIADAKASMVENCHSSSWDGTNADTNSKAMEISKLVHLKGTAEKTKHGKKKKIKKSRESAEERQINLVTAGARDSAQDISTEMQSCTLGDNSCSKAEIGERNVSLMKGENTTNTSILPDVRNIDLDKPNTSKVEPLLQINKTQAVAKDMDGQVRKKTKKRPVASMKSTPDLQAESIGNEDSFSSKRNDREVKPVSIAAKKTKFSKSNFRNEIEEEENLDSTRFSEVEISPSYCKKSKTVRSSLNPSHISEGYEDRYVEANRFSNTTEDCNTGKVDDVEVPSESNKVGIEENADRFQHESVKLQVDNLSREKSVNTLLKAKRKKKDPSACSSAASLSMQNAQKSDENTENEGHCLTSNSSALQLRGSSSKDKCDAMLHVDNKLKKISRGGVKSLPSNEPKQKTSDSNQADGVRGKVVDSSRDSTEIYSETSSLPKTKPKMKKSANMVYHDQKRKGHQSTGIGRPEGGRKSSQTGKKDVTQSQRRNVLLTSGGIFKDASSDSSEDEAGIVDSDASTKSPDNSQISDFSDGESNALQALRI from the exons ATGACGATACCGGATTATCCCACTTGTTTCGTCGAAGCTGCGGCGTCTAACAATACTGTTTTTGTCGATACTAGTCTTGGCACTCACTTGGCGATGGCCGTCTCTGACGGTGATACTGTCTTCGATGTTAAAG AAAAGATAGAGAAGGAACATCCACTGTGTTTTCCTCATCTCGGGGCCATAAAAATTCATGCAATTAAG GTTACGCGCAGAGGGTACTTCTATCACCTTTCTGATTCCATGTATTTGAAAAGTGCATTTGTTGGCTACGACGACAGTTGGTTTCTTTCTATTGATGCTTCTACTGTTGATGGTCACTCAACTGACCCTAATACTGGCAGTGTTGCTAGAAATAATCATAGTGGACATCTACCTAATTATGATGctcaaaaattgaaagacaTTGTGGCTCAACAATATGTCAATGAAGAAGCCCCTGATTCATGTCATTCTAGTAAAAGAGATTTAATGATCGAGAAGGCAGAAGTTACTCATTCTGTCAAAAATCGCAGCAAACATCAATCGAGCAGGACAATGAATGACTGTGAAGGCttcaatgaaaaattggaATCTCTGCCGGCTGTGAAGCAGAATCATAGAAGtaagaaaagcaaaacaatattgattaatgaaCACAAATTTGCTAATCATACTAGTGATGATAATGATCAAAATCCACTGCAGCAAGTCGTTGGATCTAATGAAAAATCCAAGGAATATGCACATAATGAAGTTTCCGATCATCCAATGATGGAAAGCAAATCCAATGTAGATGAACATGGTCAGATTTCATCTTCTGATACAGGCAATGTATCTGAATctgaaaatgaaaggaagcGAAAGTATAATTTACCCGATGAAGCTGAAATTTCTGGCAAAAATGATAAATCCAAATATCTGATTGACAATACTGCATTCAAAGTAGCTGCACAGGCTGAGTCCATCGTGGAAAAAATCCACAAGACTGAAATGACAATTAGAGTAATGAATGGGGTGGAAGGAAACAGGGATCTGGTTTCTGAATCTAGGAATGCGACATCTACATCTAAGGTTACTTCCGAATACTTGCCAGATGAGAAACAAACTCCACAAGTTGTCATAGGTAGTTTGTCTACTGAACCTTACGCTCATTTGCTCAAGTCTGCTTCAAGTGGtgtgaagaagaggaaaaagaaaagcaaatcTGAGTTGTCAGGTTGTCCAAATCAGGttgttgatttgatttcaTCTAGAGTAGGGGATCAACAGGATGCAAGTCGAGAATCTGATATAGCAACTGTCCCCAGTCGAGATGTTGAGGAGAAATCAATTCCCGACCTCCTCGAAACATCTACAAGGGAAGTGCAGTATGAATCTATCGATAAAACTGCAGAAAGTTACGCACCGCCCCTGGTTGGAGAGTCCC ATGGTGATAAGAACAACATTGAACTTCCTAATGTCCAAAGTATAATGGATGCATCTGATAAACCGGTGTTAGGAGGAATGGTAGGTTCAGAGGATCTTGCCTCTAAAAGCAAGGACCCCACTGATCTCCAGAAAAGTATTGGTACATCCGAGGATGCCAATAATGTACAAAGGAATCATCTTACGCACAAAACTGAAAAGTTTGTTGCAGTTCTAGAGGAAAGAGATTCCCTGCAGATTGCTGATGCAAAAGCCTCAATGGTAGAGAACTGCCACTCATCAAGCTGGGATGGTACCAATGCTGACACTAACTCTAAAGCTATGGAAATTTCTAAATTAGTTCATTTAAAGGGAACTGCTGAAAAGACCAAGCAtggtaagaaaaagaagattaaaaagtcTAGGGAGTCAGCAGAAGAAAGGCAGATTAATTTAGTCACAGCAGGTGCTAGAGATTCCGCACAAGACATTTCAACTGAGATGCAAAGTTGTACTTTAGGTGATAATTCCTGTAGTAAAGCTGAGATTGGAGAAAGGAACGTTTCTCTAATGAAAGGAGAAAACACAACTAATACTTCTATATTGCCTGATGTGAGGAACATAGATTTAGATAAACCAAATACAAGTAAGGTGGAACCTTTGCTGCAAATCAACAAAACTCAAGCTGTAGCAAAAGACATGGATGGGCAGGTGAGAAAGAAAACTAAGAAGAGACCTGTGGCATCAATGAAAAGTACACCTGACCTTCAGGCAGAAAGTATCGGTAATGAGGATTCATTCTCTTCAAAGAGAAATGACAGGGAAGTAAAACCTGTGTCTATAGCGGCAAAGAAaactaagttttcaaaatctaatttCAGAAAtgagattgaagaagaagaaaatttggaCTCTACGCGGTTTTCAGAGGTTGAAATCAGTCCCAGTTATTGCAAGAAATCTAAGACCGTTAGGTCCTCCCTAAATCCATCTCACATTTCTGAAGGCTATGAAGATAGGTATGTAGAAGCAAATAGATTTAGCAACACCACTGAAGATTGTAATACTGGTAAGGTCGATGATGTTGAAGTCCCTTCTGAAAGCAATAAAGTTGGCATCGAGGAAAATGCTGACAGATTCCAACACGAGTCTGTTAAATTGCAGGTTGACAATTTGAGTAGAGAGAAAAGTGTGAATACTTTGCTCAaagctaaaagaaaaaagaaggatcCAAGTGCCTGCTCTTCTGCGGCCTCCTTAAGCATGCAGAACGCACAGAAGTCAGATGAAAACACGGAGAATGAGGGACATTGCCTAACTAGCAACTCTAGCGCTCTTCAACTTCGTGGATCTTCGTCAAAGGATAAATGTGATGCAATGCTTCATGTTGACAAtaagttaaagaaaatttcaagagGTGGGGTAAAATCCCTGCCTTCTAATGAGCCTAAACAGAAAACTTCTGACTCTAATCAAGCAGATGGGGTGAGGGGAAAAGTTGTTGATTCTTCTCGAGACAGTACTGAGATATACAGTGAAACTTCTTCtttaccaaaaacaaaaccaaagaTGAAAAAGTCGGCAAATATGGTTTACCATGATCAAAAGCGCAAGGGGCATCAATCTACCGGTATTGGTCGTCCTGAGGGTGGACGAAAATCTTCTCAGACTGGAAAGAAAGATGTTACTCAATCGCAGCGAAGGAACGTGTTGCTTACTTCAGGAGGCATATTTAAGGATGCTAGCAGCGATAGTTCTGAGGATGAAGCAGGAATTGTTGATTCAGATGCCAGTACCAAATCTCCAGATAATTCACAAATATCCGACTTCTCAGATGGTGAAAGCAATG CCCTTCAAGCCCTGAGAATTTGA
- the LOC101207835 gene encoding dentin sialophosphoprotein isoform X2, whose amino-acid sequence MTIPDYPTCFVEAAASNNTVFVDTSLGTHLAMAVSDGDTVFDVKEKIEKEHPLCFPHLGAIKIHAIKVTRRGYFYHLSDSMYLKSAFVGYDDSWFLSIDASTVDGHSTDPNTGSVARNNHSGHLPNYDAQKLKDIVAQQYVNEEAPDSCHSSKRDLMIEKAEVTHSVKNRSKHQSSRTMNDCEGFNEKLESLPAVKQNHRSKKSKTILINEHKFANHTSDDNDQNPLQQVVGSNEKSKEYAHNEVSDHPMMESKSNVDEHGQISSSDTGNVSESENERKRKYNLPDEAEISGKNDKSKYLIDNTAFKVAAQAESIVEKIHKTEMTIRVMNGVEGNRDLVSESRNATSTSKVTSEYLPDEKQTPQVVIGSLSTEPYAHLLKSASSGVKKRKKKSKSELSGCPNQVVDLISSRVGDQQDASRESDIATVPSRDVEEKSIPDLLETSTREVQYESIDKTAESYAPPLVGESHGDKNNIELPNVQSIMDASDKPVLGGMVGSEDLASKSKDPTDLQKSIGTSEDANNVQRNHLTHKTEKFVAVLEERDSLQIADAKASMVENCHSSSWDGTNADTNSKAMEISKLVHLKGTAEKTKHGKKKKIKKSRESAEERQINLVTAGARDSAQDISTEMQSCTLGDNSCSKAEIGERNVSLMKGENTTNTSILPDVRNIDLDKPNTSKVEPLLQINKTQAVAKDMDGQVRKKTKKRPVASMKSTPDLQAESIGNEDSFSSKRNDREVKPVSIAAKKTKFSKSNFRNEIEEEENLDSTRFSEVEISPSYCKKSKTVRSSLNPSHISEGYEDRYVEANRFSNTTEDCNTGKVDDVEVPSESNKVGIEENADRFQHESVKLQVDNLSREKSVNTLLKAKRKKKDPSACSSAASLSMQNAQKSDENTENEGHCLTSNSSALQLRGSSSKDKCDAMLHVDNKLKKISRGGVKSLPSNEPKQKTSDSNQADGVRGKVVDSSRDSTEIYSETSSLPKTKPKMKKSANMVYHDQKRKGHQSTGIGRPEGGRKSSQTGKKDVTQSQRRNVLLTSGGIFKDASSDSSEDEAGIVDSDASTKSPDNSQISDFSDGESNESVDLERTNIRRSRRKNE is encoded by the exons ATGACGATACCGGATTATCCCACTTGTTTCGTCGAAGCTGCGGCGTCTAACAATACTGTTTTTGTCGATACTAGTCTTGGCACTCACTTGGCGATGGCCGTCTCTGACGGTGATACTGTCTTCGATGTTAAAG AAAAGATAGAGAAGGAACATCCACTGTGTTTTCCTCATCTCGGGGCCATAAAAATTCATGCAATTAAG GTTACGCGCAGAGGGTACTTCTATCACCTTTCTGATTCCATGTATTTGAAAAGTGCATTTGTTGGCTACGACGACAGTTGGTTTCTTTCTATTGATGCTTCTACTGTTGATGGTCACTCAACTGACCCTAATACTGGCAGTGTTGCTAGAAATAATCATAGTGGACATCTACCTAATTATGATGctcaaaaattgaaagacaTTGTGGCTCAACAATATGTCAATGAAGAAGCCCCTGATTCATGTCATTCTAGTAAAAGAGATTTAATGATCGAGAAGGCAGAAGTTACTCATTCTGTCAAAAATCGCAGCAAACATCAATCGAGCAGGACAATGAATGACTGTGAAGGCttcaatgaaaaattggaATCTCTGCCGGCTGTGAAGCAGAATCATAGAAGtaagaaaagcaaaacaatattgattaatgaaCACAAATTTGCTAATCATACTAGTGATGATAATGATCAAAATCCACTGCAGCAAGTCGTTGGATCTAATGAAAAATCCAAGGAATATGCACATAATGAAGTTTCCGATCATCCAATGATGGAAAGCAAATCCAATGTAGATGAACATGGTCAGATTTCATCTTCTGATACAGGCAATGTATCTGAATctgaaaatgaaaggaagcGAAAGTATAATTTACCCGATGAAGCTGAAATTTCTGGCAAAAATGATAAATCCAAATATCTGATTGACAATACTGCATTCAAAGTAGCTGCACAGGCTGAGTCCATCGTGGAAAAAATCCACAAGACTGAAATGACAATTAGAGTAATGAATGGGGTGGAAGGAAACAGGGATCTGGTTTCTGAATCTAGGAATGCGACATCTACATCTAAGGTTACTTCCGAATACTTGCCAGATGAGAAACAAACTCCACAAGTTGTCATAGGTAGTTTGTCTACTGAACCTTACGCTCATTTGCTCAAGTCTGCTTCAAGTGGtgtgaagaagaggaaaaagaaaagcaaatcTGAGTTGTCAGGTTGTCCAAATCAGGttgttgatttgatttcaTCTAGAGTAGGGGATCAACAGGATGCAAGTCGAGAATCTGATATAGCAACTGTCCCCAGTCGAGATGTTGAGGAGAAATCAATTCCCGACCTCCTCGAAACATCTACAAGGGAAGTGCAGTATGAATCTATCGATAAAACTGCAGAAAGTTACGCACCGCCCCTGGTTGGAGAGTCCC ATGGTGATAAGAACAACATTGAACTTCCTAATGTCCAAAGTATAATGGATGCATCTGATAAACCGGTGTTAGGAGGAATGGTAGGTTCAGAGGATCTTGCCTCTAAAAGCAAGGACCCCACTGATCTCCAGAAAAGTATTGGTACATCCGAGGATGCCAATAATGTACAAAGGAATCATCTTACGCACAAAACTGAAAAGTTTGTTGCAGTTCTAGAGGAAAGAGATTCCCTGCAGATTGCTGATGCAAAAGCCTCAATGGTAGAGAACTGCCACTCATCAAGCTGGGATGGTACCAATGCTGACACTAACTCTAAAGCTATGGAAATTTCTAAATTAGTTCATTTAAAGGGAACTGCTGAAAAGACCAAGCAtggtaagaaaaagaagattaaaaagtcTAGGGAGTCAGCAGAAGAAAGGCAGATTAATTTAGTCACAGCAGGTGCTAGAGATTCCGCACAAGACATTTCAACTGAGATGCAAAGTTGTACTTTAGGTGATAATTCCTGTAGTAAAGCTGAGATTGGAGAAAGGAACGTTTCTCTAATGAAAGGAGAAAACACAACTAATACTTCTATATTGCCTGATGTGAGGAACATAGATTTAGATAAACCAAATACAAGTAAGGTGGAACCTTTGCTGCAAATCAACAAAACTCAAGCTGTAGCAAAAGACATGGATGGGCAGGTGAGAAAGAAAACTAAGAAGAGACCTGTGGCATCAATGAAAAGTACACCTGACCTTCAGGCAGAAAGTATCGGTAATGAGGATTCATTCTCTTCAAAGAGAAATGACAGGGAAGTAAAACCTGTGTCTATAGCGGCAAAGAAaactaagttttcaaaatctaatttCAGAAAtgagattgaagaagaagaaaatttggaCTCTACGCGGTTTTCAGAGGTTGAAATCAGTCCCAGTTATTGCAAGAAATCTAAGACCGTTAGGTCCTCCCTAAATCCATCTCACATTTCTGAAGGCTATGAAGATAGGTATGTAGAAGCAAATAGATTTAGCAACACCACTGAAGATTGTAATACTGGTAAGGTCGATGATGTTGAAGTCCCTTCTGAAAGCAATAAAGTTGGCATCGAGGAAAATGCTGACAGATTCCAACACGAGTCTGTTAAATTGCAGGTTGACAATTTGAGTAGAGAGAAAAGTGTGAATACTTTGCTCAaagctaaaagaaaaaagaaggatcCAAGTGCCTGCTCTTCTGCGGCCTCCTTAAGCATGCAGAACGCACAGAAGTCAGATGAAAACACGGAGAATGAGGGACATTGCCTAACTAGCAACTCTAGCGCTCTTCAACTTCGTGGATCTTCGTCAAAGGATAAATGTGATGCAATGCTTCATGTTGACAAtaagttaaagaaaatttcaagagGTGGGGTAAAATCCCTGCCTTCTAATGAGCCTAAACAGAAAACTTCTGACTCTAATCAAGCAGATGGGGTGAGGGGAAAAGTTGTTGATTCTTCTCGAGACAGTACTGAGATATACAGTGAAACTTCTTCtttaccaaaaacaaaaccaaagaTGAAAAAGTCGGCAAATATGGTTTACCATGATCAAAAGCGCAAGGGGCATCAATCTACCGGTATTGGTCGTCCTGAGGGTGGACGAAAATCTTCTCAGACTGGAAAGAAAGATGTTACTCAATCGCAGCGAAGGAACGTGTTGCTTACTTCAGGAGGCATATTTAAGGATGCTAGCAGCGATAGTTCTGAGGATGAAGCAGGAATTGTTGATTCAGATGCCAGTACCAAATCTCCAGATAATTCACAAATATCCGACTTCTCAGATGGTGAAAGCAATG AATCTGTTGACTTGGAAAGAACAAACATTCGTAGAAGTAGGAGAAAGAACGAGTAa
- the LOC101204853 gene encoding very-long-chain 3-oxoacyl-CoA reductase 1 — protein sequence MQLSCVEHLKSQPIWVFFLLALGSLSALKFILIILNWIYVNFLRPSKNLKKYGSWALVTGPTDGIGKSFAFQLARKGLNLVLVGRNPEKLKDVSDSIVAKYGSIQIKSVVVDFSGDLSEGIKRITEAIEGLDVGVLINNVGVSYPYGRFFHEVDEELLNNLIKVNVEGTTKVTHAVLPGMLKRKRGAIVNIGSGAAIVIPSDPLYTVYAATKSYIDQFSRCLYVEYKKSGIDVQCQVPLYVATKMASIRRSSFFVPSTNGYAAAGLRWIGYEPRCTPYWPHQLLWGLVSLLPESVVDGWRLNFCLGIRKRGQLKDSRKKE from the exons ATGCAGCTCAGTTGTGTTGAACATCTTAAATCTCAGCCCATCtgggttttctttcttttagcaTTGGGTTCTCTCTCAGCTCTCAAATTCATACTAATCATTCTCAATTGGATCTATGTCAATTTCCTCCGACCCTCAAAGAATCTCAAGAAATACGGTTCATGGGCACTCGTCACTGGACCCACTGATGGTATCGGAAAGAGTTTCGCTTTTCAATTGGCTCGTAAAGGGCTAAATCTCGTTTTGGTGGGTCGGAACCCTGAGAAACTCAAAGATGTTTCTGATTCTATTGTTGCTAAGTACGGTAGTATCCAGATTAAGAGCGTTGTCGTTGATTTCTCCGGTGATCTTTCAGAGGGGATTAAGAGAATCACTGAAGCGATTGAAGGTTTGGATGTTGGGGTTTTGATTAATAACGTTGGGGTTTCGTATCCGTATGGAAGGTTTTTTCATGAAGTGGATGAGGAGCTTCtgaataacttaattaaggTCAATGTTGAAGGCACCACTAAGGTGACTCATGCTGTTTTGCCTGGAAtgttgaagaggaagagaggtGCCATTGTTAATATTGGTTCTGGTGCTGCCATTGTTATTCCTTCAGATCCCCTGTATACTGTTTATGCTGCCACCAAATC GTACATCGATCAATTCTCGAGATGCTTGTATGTGGAGTACAAGAAGAGTGGAATTGATGTGCAATGTCAG GTTCCGCTATATGTTGCTACCAAAATGGCGTCAATTCGAAGATCATCCTTCTTCGTTCCCTCAACCAATGGATATGCAGCAGCAGGTCTACGCTGGATCGGTTACGAACCGCGCTGCACACCGTATTGGCCCCACCAACTTTTATGGGGTTTGGTGTCCTTGTTGCCGGAGTCCGTTGTCGATGGTTGGCGCCTGAACTTTTGTCTTGGCATCAGAAAGAGAGGACAGCTGAAAGACTCCAGGAAAAAAGAGTAG